The sequence AAACTATGAATTTAGTAGTAAAGGGAGAATATGGCTAGTATGGGATGTGATGGAAGTGGAATGTGTGGTAAAGGAAAAATCAGAACAGTTTATTCATGCTAATGTACTGGTTAAGGACATGAATATGAAGTTTGATTTCACAGCTGTATATGGCTTGCATACTTTGGAGGATAGAAGGAAATTGTGGATGGACCTACTGCAAATTAAGAGTAATATACAGGAGGCATGGTTAATCATGGGTGACTTCAATGCTATAAGGTCTAAGGAGGATAGACCAACAGGGAACCCCGTGCAAGAAGGAAAGGTAAAGgatttcaacaactttgttgATGATGCTATATTGACTGAAATGAGAATAAATGGTAGAGAATTCACCTGGACAAACGGCCACACATACAGTAGAATTGATAGGGCTTTAGTGAATGATAAATGGACGCTGACAATGCCTCAATTAGAGGTATGGGTAATGGATCCGGGGTGCTCAGACCATTCACCTTTGAATATTACTTTTATAGACAAAGAAGAATCAGGACCTAAACCTTTCAAGTTTCTGAACCATCTTGCTGATCATAAAGATTTTCTAGAGATAGTTAATAAAGCTTGGATAGGAGGATGGACAGGGGACAAAATGAAAGATGTCTGGGAGAAATTGAAAAGGGTAAAGATAGCAATGAAGAAGCTAAATGCTGAGGAGTACAATGCTGTAGGAGGAAGAATTGCAAAATGTAGAGAATAACTTTGTATATTGCAGGAACAAATGAGAAGGCCAGGCCAACAAAGTACTATGACATTAGCTGAAAAAGAGACAAAGTTACAACTGGAAAAATGGCTAAGGGTGGAAGAGAGCATTTTAAAGCAAAAATCAAGAATACAATGGTTAAAACTAGGAGATGGAAACAATGCCTACTTCTATGCAAGTATGAAGAACAAAAACTCCCAAAATAAGATACAAAAGATGACAAGAAGTAATGGCACAATGACACAAACAAAGCAGAAAATGGAGGATGAGGTAATGAGCTTCTACAAACAGCTATTAGGAACTGCAGCAGAGAAGATACCGGCAATTAACACAACAGTAATGAGAGAAGGACCAATGGTCAATACACAACAACAAAGGCAGTTGATAGCAAGTGTAACAAAAGAGGAAATACATAGAGCATTGATGGTAATTAGTGACAACAAGGTGCCAGGATGTGATGGATTTAATGCACTatccacattcttgtttgttgcTTCTATTTCTACTTAAAGCTATTGACTGCAATAATAAACTAGAAgacaatattttttattttggttatttttcaaatgataaaggatctagggtcgtgacttccacctaggtggttacctaaggGGTTGTAAACTCTAGGACAAGTTTGATTAGTCAGGGTCGTAATATAACAATCACAtgcaattacccactctatacctctcggtagtttgagtgattttgcccaatttggctatCTCACATCCAAAcaggtattgcacaaaacaagtgatatatgctcaagttgggtcttactatctctagatttgaccatttaattggggctatcaatttcttaagttcaccCCAGTTTCTTGTTAGCCATgtttttcctagacttagtctctctttttAAAGTAGAGacaaagtcaaataggcatgaatcaatatttgcaaccattaattcttgaatacaagcatgaacaaggctaaatatcactaacccaataacaaacaagccctaaatcaaatacccattaagtacccacattAGGGTtcggccacaaccctagctagaaatttagttactcatgaaaaataaagaaatacaagaagaaataaagatagaatgcataataattgattagagaaaaaaatctaatgttaagaagttaatattgtacaaaattactcaaaatagtaaaGAAAATGACTCGGGTGCTCTCCCAATACAAAACTTAACcttaaaatgacaaaaagttctatttatactaagctgaaaatatctaacaaaaatgcccctgcgaaggttgtgcggccgcaaaattatGTGTGCAGTCCCCGCAAtgagcttctgcggccgcacaattatagtgcggtccgcattcctAGAACATGGGCTTGGCACTTTGGGGCTTCTGTGATCCGCATAAAAATGAGTACGTCCGCACAAAAATGATACGGTTCGCACTCCTTCACTTTGGACTTGAACCCAACTCTCTGATTTTTCACTTCTACGGACTGCATAATATTGAGTGTGACCGCACTTGACAtcctgcagccgcacaatttcgGTGCGGTCCGCATGCCTTCAGCTGGCCCAAAGACTAACTCTTTGAATCTCCTCTGTTGCGGCTACACTAGAATTGTGTGGTCCGTACTGCGGCCTTTATGAGTtaattttgacttctttggcttATTTCCCAATATTCCTGTACAAAAGCGCATTTCATTAGTTCTTGGGAATACGTTTTAGCATTTTTAGCTAAAATGCAAGTAAAAGAGAacaaataagcggtcaaaatccctactcatcacttgccatgaccattcctcgtttcctggtattttagggtcataaaacttgaattcctctcgattcctatattttcgtgtgctatagctcatgccaTCTGGTGGGACCTGTGCcaccggacctggatcgcctaaattttcCCGGTCCATCAAAAACGATCTAAGGAAAGaatagtcaccgtctcgccatgaccattactcATCTTTTGGCATTTAGGGCCATTGATAAGTAAGATTTTAACATGCtttatacccatacttgcctGCTCTTTGAGTGTAAATttctacaaaatagtcccaaaaagcttacagattgcgcttgattgcaggtttgagctataaagtgacaaatcgtcaaagatcggctcaaattggagtgaaacctgctcaagtgccAAAGATCAGTAGAGTGAAgacattcagaacttggtgcggaccgcaccatcatgtcatgcggccgcaccatAGAAGTTCAGAGACAGTGAACTTACAAGCCATTCCCTATGCGGTCGCATCCCAAATCATGCGGCCCGCGTCTCACTcatgcggtcgcacaattttgCTATGCGGTCGCGTCCAATAAGTTCATAGAGTATTATATTCTAGAAGCAAACCACGCGGTCGTGTCCAACTTCATGTGGCCCGCGCTCCCTCCCATGTGGCCGCACTCTATGGTCGCACGGCCCGCATCAGCgaagttcagagaagctgcaaaacctttcatgcggccgcacaacaactttgtgcggtccgcgccaatTTTCATGCGGCTGCACcccaactttgtgcggtctgcatcaCCATTTTGagagagcaagattcagaggCAAACAAACCAGTGCGGCCACGTGCcatctttgtgcggtccgcactaaccccgcaagggcatttttgtccagttttttcagccctttataaatagaacattttaccatttttaggtcaagttttgtatAACTGACAGCTGCTGCACTtgtgagacttatgttttggcctatcttgggcatttttagcttagtttcatcatagattattgtagtttagcattagcaattaattaatatggttgtttcatcttctatttcttctttttctgctttaattatgtctagctaaacccattagctagggttgtggctcaaccctagtgtgggtaattaatgggtgttgcttcttactgatagattgatattgggtgtttgttatttgggttaatcttatggtttaattaaggattgatggttgcaaacattgattctagcttagtgggtcttgagcTTTCTTGAGAAAGAGTGTCTATGACCCcagaattgacccaacaaggaatttgGGTGGatccatgagaaatggtagtcccaattaacgggttaaacctcgagagagtaatcaccctacttgaaccctagttgtttggtctaattggcctacccaattgatctcgagagagtcaattgggcaaaatcgctctctctaccgagaggtgtgagagtgagtaCAAATGTGCacggttataacattgatcccaaatatgtcaatctattattagtaacctctacccgttagttaaccacctaggtgatgccacgaccctagtgcctttctctatattaatcacaacttagaacatacccttttagcataaattatcttaaacttgtagttgataatagtagtgattaaataaaaacccaaaaaatggtagaagtacaattaggagcaaacacgcattcctagtctaaacaaatacgcaactccattccaagctccctgtggaaattgaccccgataccactattcgggtaaaaATTTAGTGCTCGCTCCTCCTACCGCTGTGTAAGGTTGAGTTCGCCGCGATCAACTTTTTGGTGTTGTTGCCGGGGAGCTTATggtgttgactatttgtgtagctagaattgtgttttgcttctctttccttcttgtttactaattttgtttgtgtcgatcaatcaggtacaatggctcttaatgcaaatgaccctctcggtaatgtgatagcgggggaggaggtagaggatctagaacaagatgaggtcttacctcaacttccactgagaggccgacatgtcaatataaatgcaaatgagaacaacaacattccagaccctcctccggcaccaccgagagtggctcccagagttataccaaatcaaggatatgccagtgctattgttcctccccgaatccgggcggggaactttcaaatcacaaatattatgctgaccttgctcgagcaaagaggttatttcacgggtgcctccgatcaaaatgcttacaagcacttgaaggggttcgtggatacatgttggggtagcaagaagacaaacgtgtccgaggatgcgttgagattgaggcttttcccattttctcttcggggtaaagcatttgattggttagaaaggctccccaatcattctattacaacctGGGATGAATTggtggacaaatttattgccaagttcttctctccaagtcatatggcagctctttgggatgaaattctagctttcaagcaagagccaacggaacctttgcatgagatatgggaaagatatagaacaatggtgaaagagtgccctaataacgatatgaccgaggctatgattcaacaaaccttttatcggggcatcaacaccacaaatcaatgcatcgtgaaccaattggccggagggaactttatgaaactttcttaccaagaggcatgtgatgtacttgatgaaatggccgacacctcttcggcatggcaaagccgagcaaacgtgccccaaggtgaccccacggtcatccatttgcacaaggaattgcacgatcatggccaagctatcgccgagcttacaacaactatgaatcaattggcaaaggcccaattgcaacaagttcaaaacccgcgccaagtcaatgtaatggaaggtgtttctatgttgaaaaataggcaaagaggacaacaacctcaagctaattgtgaacaatatgacaacaacaatgatggtggtggttattcaaatgagtgttatgatgatcaaagcgaagaggtccaatatgtcaacaactatcaagggaataaaggtaactcttcaaaccaacaatggcgtcctcaaggtagttggggcaatcaacaacaaggcggaggtaattggaataacaacaaccaaaaaaacaattggggtaatcaaggcaaccaaggaaattggcatggtaataacaataattggggcaacaacaacaatcaaggagggtggaacaatggagggaaccaaggcaaccgagggcaaggctttcaaaggccccccatgtaccaacaaccgaacaatccacccccctttccttctcaaggtccgagttcgtccggaagcgagatggggagaattgaaagcatgttcgagcaaatgatgaaaaagaaccaagattctgaggcccaattagcttcgcataacacatctatccggaacttggaagtgaaattaggctaaatctctcagtctttaaatactcgcccaaagggtgctctaccaagtgatacggtagtaaaccccaagggtgggcataataatcatgtgatggcagtgacaacgcgaagtggaagaggcggtgatgtgcatgcctcaagaggaaaccaagttaCGGTGGATGAAGATGAGTTAGGAGATAATGAAATACCTTTGGTGGTTGAAGCTGTAGTTGAACCAAGTGTGAGAGATGATGTACGGATTGATGTTCATGAGGCTGAGGAAGAAACACAAGAGGCCGTGAACcagtctagggaacacgtgattgatatGCCCGAGCCGGTGGTGCCCAAATCTCGAACACCCTTACCTCGACCTCCTCCGCCCTATCCTCAATggttggccaagcaaaagggtgacaaccaatttaagaaattcattgagatgatgaagagtttgactatcaacatgcctttggtggaggcactcgagcaaatgccaggatacgcaaagttcatgaaagaatTGGTTACAAAAAAaagatcaatggagtgtgagacaatcaagatgacccatcaagtgagcgcaattgtaCATTCTATGGCTCCGAAACTTGAGGACCCTGGTGCGTTCACTATctcatgtaccattggaagtgccgactttgcagaagccctttgtgacttgggggcaagtatcaatttaatgtcATATTCGGTTTTCAAAACCTTGGGAATCGGAAaacctcgtccaacttctatgaggcttcaaatggtGGATCGGTCAATGAAGCAACCTTTGAGGATTATTGATGAcgtccttgttcgtgttgataagttcatattgctGGCCGATTTCGTTATcgtggattgtgaggtggattttgaGGTTCCAATTATCCTTGGAAGACATTTCCTAGCTATTGGGAAGGCTTTGGTAGATGTCGAGGCGGAAGAGttgaccttccgtgttggtgatgaaaaggtggtgttccatgtatgcaaatctatgaggcaaccgaatagcaccgaggtgtgctcgtttgttgacattgtcacggcggtgatagtggatgacacaagtgcAATGGTGAATGTTGAAGACCCACTTGAAGTCGTTTtattgaacatggatgttgatgatgatgctgggaGAGTTGAATGTGTAAACACTTTGCATGGTatgggctcgtattcttatgagcctaggaagttATCGTTGGATATTGAGAATCGCAAAACTCCCCTaaccaagccatctattgaggagccaccggtgttgtagttgaaaccacttcctcctcacctcggGTATGAATACTTGGGCCTTAATTTCACTTTGCATGTTATTCTTTcgtcttgtttgactaacgtgcaggttgacgccactttgCGGTTCTACAAAAGCGCAAGAGGGTaattggatggacattggcggatatacGAGGCATAAGcctcgccttttgcatgcataagatcatattggaggaggatgcgaggccctcacttgaacatcaaaggagactcaacgaagctatgcaagaagttgtcaaaaaggaagttatcaagtggcttgacgccggtgtggtgtatcctatttctgacagctcatggacttctccggtgcaatgcgtACCGAAGAAGGGCGGGATGATTGTGGTAACCAATGCCaacaatgagttgattcctactcgGACGGTGATAggatggagagtttgtatggactatagaaagcttaacaaggtgactcgaaaggatcatttcccgtTGTCGTTCctcgaccaaatgcttgatcgtcttgcgagTCAGTCGTTCTATTGCTTTTTAAATgggtattcggggtacaatcaaattctcattgccccagaagatcaagaaaagacgacctttacatgtccctacgACACATTCGCATTTTCGAGGATGccgtttggattgtgtaatgccccAGCGACCtttcaacgatgtatgatggcaattttcaccgacatggtggaagatacaAACCGAATGTTTGACAAATTTGGAccgagtgttggcccgatgtgaagatacAAACCTAGTCCTCAATTGagaaaaatgccattttatggtagaagagggtattgtattgggtcataagatttcgaagaaaggtattgaagttgacaaaaccaagattgaagtcatttcaaggttacctccctctacttctgtcaaaggggtgaggagctttttggggcacgcgggtttctaccgaaggttcatcaaagatttctctaaggtagttaaGCCGTTATGCAAGTTATTAGAGAAGGAGGCCAAATTTGTTTTTTATGAGAAGTGCATGGAGGTTTTCGAGCTGCTAAAACACAAGTTGACAACAACCCATATCATTACCgaacccaattggagcttgccatttgagctcatgtgtgacgttagtgatgttgcggtagggGCGGTCttaggccaaagaatcaacaagatgttccatctggtgtactactcaagcaagacGATGAATAAAGCTCAAAGAagctatacagtcaccgagaaggaattgctagctattgtgtttgccatggaaaagtttcgaccgtaccttatgggggccaaagtaaTTATCCATACCGATCATTCTatccttaggtatttgatgaccaagaaagattcaaaagcaaggttgatgagatgggtgcttcttcttcaagagtttgatctaaaAATTATGGACCtaaaaggaagtgaaaatcaagtggcggaccacttgtcccgtttggaagaagaggggaggccttctgacggccttgaaatcaatgatgcattcccggatgaacaactccttacGGTATCTATGCATGATATGTCGTGGTTTGCTGATGTGGCAAATTATCTTGTGATCGGtataatcccgtatgagctctcttctaaccaaaggaagaagctcaagcaggatagtttggattattattgggataagccatatttgttcaagatttTCACTGATGGTGTG is a genomic window of Nicotiana tabacum cultivar K326 chromosome 16, ASM71507v2, whole genome shotgun sequence containing:
- the LOC142170514 gene encoding uncharacterized protein LOC142170514, with the protein product MAILEHKVKEQKVNQTMKRITTDWEWAANYEFSSKGRIWLVWDVMEVECVVKEKSEQFIHANVLVKDMNMKFDFTAVYGLHTLEDRRKLWMDLLQIKSNIQEAWLIMGDFNAIRSKEDRPTGNPVQEGKVKDFNNFVDDAILTEMRINGREFTWTNGHTYSRIDRALVNDKWTLTMPQLEVWVMDPGCSDHSPLNITFIDKEESGPKPFKFLNHLADHKDFLEIVNKAWIGGWTGDKMKDVWEKLKRVKIAMKKLNAEEYNAVGGRIAKCRE